Genomic segment of Peribacillus frigoritolerans:
TTTTTTCCCATTCTTCCTTTAACTGAGTGTAGATTTCTCCCCCATAATCACTTAAAGAATAGTACTTGCGCGGCCTACTTTCAGAAGTATCCCAGCTGCTGGTCACCAATTCTTGTTTTTCCAGGCGGCGAAGTAAAGGATATAAAGTACTTTGATCAATGGTAATTCCCGACTTCTCTAAACGCTGGACAAGCGAGTACCCATACTGAGGGGTTTTGAGCTGACTCAGAACAGCTAAGGTCAAAGTGCCTCTGCGCAGCTCAGTGGTTAATGAATTCAGTAAAGTGCTCATCCAATCACCTCTTCCCTATACTATGTGACGTACACCATACCTTATACTATGCATCATACACTATTTTAGTTCTTATAACACCATAAAAATGAAAATATATTCTATTTAAAGCATAAAAAAGAGAAGCGTTTCACGCCTCACCCAGACTGCAGACAAACTTGATGATAATTGAGTTTGTCTGTCTTTTTTAGTTTTTTTAATAATTGGCCGTTGATTGGAACGTAAGGCACTCGCTTTTCGCAGGCGGTCCGGGAGCCTCCTCGGCGCCTTTACGCCTGCGGGGTCTCCCTTGGACACGCTTTTCCCGCAGGAGTCTCGCACACCCGCTCCAAAAATGATTATTTTGGTTAACTGGTGCCAATAACATTTGATTACCCTCTATATTTAATCGCTGCTAAAAAAGTCCGCATTACCTGTTCGGCTGAAACTTCCAACAATTCTGCTCCTCTTCCCATGGCTTCCTTTAAAGGCATAGGAGCGTTCACCAAACTATGAACACTAGTTATTCCATGGTCATATAAAACTTCAATACCTGTTCCGATCGACCCAGCTAAAACAAATACGGGAATACCATGCTTTTTAGCTTCTTGTGCAACTCCCATTGGTGTTTTGCCCGAAACAGTCTGGTAATCGATTTGGCCCTCACCCGTAAAGACACAATCGGCATCGGACAATTTTTCACCCAGTTTTGTGTACTCCATAACAATATCGATGCCCCTTTTTGTTTCTGCACGGAAAAAGGCTTGAAATGCACCACCAATTCCACCTGCAGCACCGGCGCCTGCTTTATCATGCAAGTGTATGCCTGTCTTGATTTCCACCAAATCAGCCCATGATGATAAAGCTTTATCAAGCATATCAACCATGTCAGGAGTCGCCCCTTTTTGAGGTCCGAATACACTTGATGCCCCATCGGGACCGACTAATGGATTTTGGACATCCGAGGCAATCAAAAACTCGGAATCTGCTATTCTGGAATCAAAATCCTCCATATTAATTTCTGATATCCGCGATAATTCGGCACCCCCGAACCCCAACGATTTACCATCTTCATCAAACACCTTCATTCCCAAAGCCTGGAGCATACCGACACCGCCATCATTGGTAGCGCTTCCGCCAACCGCTAAAATGAACTTTCGACAGCCATCATTCAATGCCATTTGAATAAGCTCCCCTGTTCCGTATGTTGTAGTGATCAATGGGTTCAACTCATCTGGATCGACTAGGCACAGACCGGATGCACTGGCCATTTCAATCACGCATGTTTCCTGATCGCCCAATATTCCATATGCTGCTTGAACTTCTTCAAGTAAAGGTCCCTTAACTGTCACTTCGACTTTTCGACCATTCGTAGCTGCAACAAGACTATCCATCGTACCTTCCCCGCCATCCGCTGCAGGAATTAATTCTGTCTTCGCATCCGGCAGTGCCTTCCTGACCCCTCGCTCGATTGCTTTGGAAGCTTCTAATGCTGACAAACTTCCTTTATAGGAATCTGGTGCAATAACAATTTTCATGCTTAATCCCCCTATGAATATATTTTTATATTAATTTAATTATAATCTTCGGAAATATTTTAATCATATACAAAAAATGATTTTACCTTCAAAAGTATAAGAATGCTAAAGGCGTAAACTAACGCCCCCCTTTAAAACGGGAAAGCCACTAATCATTCACGAAAATGATCGTCATCAATTGGGGGATCATTCACGGAAAAAATTTGCCCATTTTTTAAAATGTAATTATTGGCGTTATCGGCATCACCGGGGGAATCGGTGATAATGATTAGTGAAATGATGCTTCATCAAGTTTTTATTGCGAAACAGCTCGATGAAAAAAACACTAAAAATTATTGGTTGATGACTTACTAAAAGAGCATTCGATTGATGGGAGACTTGAACGGATTGGAATGAAATTAGGACATCCCTCTCAAGTGGAATGACGGATATGAAATTAAATCGGTTAAATAAGAGTGAAGTTGATCGAGTAACTGCAACAATTTATCCTTAGTAACTTAAATATCGGGGTGTGTACATCCAATAAAAATCAACTAATCACCGTTGCTGCATGATCCATAACGTTGCAGTTAACCAAGTTGGATATGCCAATCGAAAAGGAGAAGTTGAAAAATGTTGTGAGAACAAGACTGCTTACGTTCTATTCCTATTAAGACCATGCATTGGATTCTGTATAATTGATCGAGTTACCGAGTAGATTAACAATACATGATTTTTTTAACCAGGAGGGATTGAATGAGTGCTATCGCAAATCTTTTAATTATCCTTGGATTTACCGTTATCTTCATCATTATAATTGTCTTGGTTTTCCTATTACTTTATATGGTTTTCTTTGACCGAATGCAGAAGCATCATGCAATTTTAAGGAATTACCCCGTGCTTGGGAGAATTCGTTACTTTCTGGAAAAAATCGGGCCTGAAATGCGGCAATATTGGTTTAACAGTGATAACGAAGGAAAACCCTTCTCCCGGGATGACTATGAACATATGGTGAAAAGTTCAAAATATTTACGGGATGTCATAGGTTTTGGCTCAAAACGGGATTTTGATGAAGAAGGCTTCTTTGTTAAAAACAGCATGTTTCCAAAGTTAGCCGAAGAAGAAAAATACGATCGAGAAACAAAAGTGACGACTAAAAGATACATTCTATTAAAAGACCCACTTTTCTCACAGCGAGAGGAAAAATGGGGAGATGAAGTATCCTCTGCGTTCTTATTGGATGATGAAGATGCCGTGATCATCGGCCCAAACACCAAGAATCCCTTTCGATTAAAAGGGCTTATCGGCATGTCCGCCATGAGTTATGGTTCTTTAGGGAAGAACGCAATCACTGCCCTTTCTGAGGGATTGGCTGCAGCAAAAGGCACATGGATGAATACAGGGGAAGGCGGACTTTCTCCTTATCATTTAATCGGCGGTGTGGATATAATCATGCAAATCGGTCCAGCCATGTTTGGGGTTCGTGATAGTATCGGCGAAATGGATTGGGATGAGTTAAAAAGAAAAAGTGAAATACCCGAAATCAAAGCATTTGAAATCAAATTGGCTCAAGGTGCCAAAACTCGCGGAGGGCATATCGATGCTGAAAAAGTGAATCCGGAAATCGCTGATATCCGCAAGGTCGTACCGTTCAAAGCGATTGATAGTCCGAATCGGTTTCATCAATTCAATGACGTAAAATCCATGTGCGATTTTATCGAAAAAATCAGGGAACATACAGGTATCCCGGTCGGCATCAAAATGGTCATCGGTGGCAATGACAGTGTTGAAGAGCTTGCTAGCTACATGAAAGAAACCGGGAAAGGTCCGGATTTCATTTCATTGGATGGCGGTGAAGGCGGCACTGGTGCATCTTATCAGGAATTGATCGATAGCGTAGGATTACCGATAAAATCCGCTTTGCCGATTTTAGTATCTACTTTGGAAAAATACGGTGTCCGCAATCGCGTTAAAATCATTGCCTCCGGTAAATTGTTCACGCCTGATAGAATAGCGATAGCTCTAGCCATGGGAGCCGACCTTGTTAACATAGCTCGAGGTTTCATGATTGCGATAGGATGTATACAGACGATGAAATGTCAATCCAATGCTTGTCCTGTCGGGGTAGCAACCACTGATCCTGAATTGCAAAAGGCACTTGTCATTGATGAAAAGAAATACCGTGTGGTCAACTTTCTTGTTACGCTTAGAAAAGGATTATTTAGAATCTCAGCCGCTGCTGGTTTAGATTCGCCGATCCATTTTCAACCTAAGCACATTAGCTATAAGGACGATAAAGGAATTGTCACATCCCTTGAAGATATTATGAACGAAGTTAAGGGACAAATAGGTGTCAGGCAATGAACAATCCACCGCCCAGATTATTTGATGGGCGGTGGTTTTTTCTTAATATAGGATGCAAAAATGTATCAGGCGTGTAATCGAAATATCCCCCTGCCTCCCACTTTTCCCTTCCCATTAGCTCCCCATAGTGATAATAAACATAGGCTGCAGCAATAAAAGCCGTTTTAGACGACATGAGCTAAAATCTTTCGATACGTTAGCATTCAAAATATCAAATGGATTGATAATACCATTTGCCATCACGTTCAAACTTTCTGCATTGGTCATTTAAAAGAAGGTATTCTAGGTGTGCCAATGTTTCACCAACAGCAAACCTGGTCTCGTGAATGGACAGATTTCCAAATAAGATCTGGCAAGCACTATTTACTGTAATCGGCTCTTTCATGTTTTCATGAATAACATGCAACCGGTCCTGATGGTGATCCAACAATTCAACAATTCTTTTATTGGCATTTTGAAACGGTTTCCCATGTGAAGGGATGACATATTCAACGTCCAGCTTTTGTATTTTTTTCAAAGAATTAAAAAACTCTTCCAATGGGTTGCTGAAACCTTTAAACCAATAAGAAATATTTGGAGATATCCTGGGCAATATATGATCTGTAGAAAAAAGGACACTTTCTTCCTTATTGTATAAAGTAATCAGGCCATCAGAATGTCCCGGCGTGAAGATCACTTCATACTCATATTTGCCAAAATGCAGTTTCATTCCTTCTTCAAGATGATGATTTACGGCAGGATAGGGTTTTACTTGTGGCATGAATCCGCTTTCGTCACTGGATAAGGCCACGGATAAATCGTCTTCCATACCACATGCTTTATAATTTTCTTTAAGCAGATTCAGCGAATCCGCTTCCCAATACGTAGTTCCCGCATGTTCATCCACTTGTGTCATCCAAACATCCGCATCGGTTAATTGTTGTAATGTCCCTGCATACCCGAAATGATCTGGGTGATAATGGGTGATGATAATATCGGTAATATCGTGTTTTTCGATAATTGGGTTCCATAAATCCCTTGTCGTTTTGTTATTTAATCCCGCATCAATGATTGTCCACCCTTTTTCACCTTCCGCTAGGAAACTATGGACATGGTCCAACCTAAAAGGCAATGGAATGGTAACTTGAGTAACTTTCAGTTCATTCAGCAAGTATAACTTCCCCTTCCGATGTAACTTCATTTACATAAAACAAAAAATCGAAATTGCTAAAAACAAAACATTTAAGTTTATTAAATAAATGTATATCATTAATCAATTCGACGAATTCTTTCAAGTTCCTTTTATCAATATCCAGAAGCATCGATTAAAATCCAGAAGCAAAGCCTAGGGGCATTGGTTAAATCAAGAAATAAAAAAACCGCCATTAATATTTATGGCGGCACCTCGTTTTACATATTTTCCTCGATTCTTTGAACAAGGATAAAAAGAAAATGATAGATTAAATCAAAAGCTTCCTCTAATGTCATGTCTTCTCGGAATCCTTTTACGTTATCCAAGGCTAAATTCACATCCCATAGCCCGTCGCCCTGGTTAAACATTAAACTGA
This window contains:
- a CDS encoding FMN-binding glutamate synthase family protein, yielding MSAIANLLIILGFTVIFIIIIVLVFLLLYMVFFDRMQKHHAILRNYPVLGRIRYFLEKIGPEMRQYWFNSDNEGKPFSRDDYEHMVKSSKYLRDVIGFGSKRDFDEEGFFVKNSMFPKLAEEEKYDRETKVTTKRYILLKDPLFSQREEKWGDEVSSAFLLDDEDAVIIGPNTKNPFRLKGLIGMSAMSYGSLGKNAITALSEGLAAAKGTWMNTGEGGLSPYHLIGGVDIIMQIGPAMFGVRDSIGEMDWDELKRKSEIPEIKAFEIKLAQGAKTRGGHIDAEKVNPEIADIRKVVPFKAIDSPNRFHQFNDVKSMCDFIEKIREHTGIPVGIKMVIGGNDSVEELASYMKETGKGPDFISLDGGEGGTGASYQELIDSVGLPIKSALPILVSTLEKYGVRNRVKIIASGKLFTPDRIAIALAMGADLVNIARGFMIAIGCIQTMKCQSNACPVGVATTDPELQKALVIDEKKYRVVNFLVTLRKGLFRISAAAGLDSPIHFQPKHISYKDDKGIVTSLEDIMNEVKGQIGVRQ
- a CDS encoding MBL fold metallo-hydrolase, which gives rise to MLNELKVTQVTIPLPFRLDHVHSFLAEGEKGWTIIDAGLNNKTTRDLWNPIIEKHDITDIIITHYHPDHFGYAGTLQQLTDADVWMTQVDEHAGTTYWEADSLNLLKENYKACGMEDDLSVALSSDESGFMPQVKPYPAVNHHLEEGMKLHFGKYEYEVIFTPGHSDGLITLYNKEESVLFSTDHILPRISPNISYWFKGFSNPLEEFFNSLKKIQKLDVEYVIPSHGKPFQNANKRIVELLDHHQDRLHVIHENMKEPITVNSACQILFGNLSIHETRFAVGETLAHLEYLLLNDQCRKFERDGKWYYQSI
- a CDS encoding glycerate kinase; its protein translation is MKIVIAPDSYKGSLSALEASKAIERGVRKALPDAKTELIPAADGGEGTMDSLVAATNGRKVEVTVKGPLLEEVQAAYGILGDQETCVIEMASASGLCLVDPDELNPLITTTYGTGELIQMALNDGCRKFILAVGGSATNDGGVGMLQALGMKVFDEDGKSLGFGGAELSRISEINMEDFDSRIADSEFLIASDVQNPLVGPDGASSVFGPQKGATPDMVDMLDKALSSWADLVEIKTGIHLHDKAGAGAAGGIGGAFQAFFRAETKRGIDIVMEYTKLGEKLSDADCVFTGEGQIDYQTVSGKTPMGVAQEAKKHGIPVFVLAGSIGTGIEVLYDHGITSVHSLVNAPMPLKEAMGRGAELLEVSAEQVMRTFLAAIKYRG
- a CDS encoding PadR family transcriptional regulator; amino-acid sequence: MSTLLNSLTTELRRGTLTLAVLSQLKTPQYGYSLVQRLEKSGITIDQSTLYPLLRRLEKQELVTSSWDTSESRPRKYYSLSDYGGEIYTQLKEEWEKTSQELYILLKGEGEDGAD